Within Acidobacteriota bacterium, the genomic segment GAGCGCCACTCTCTCCGGGATGTAGGCCACGTGTTCACGGGCGGAGACCGGATCGGAGCGGACGCTCTTCCCCTTGACCAGCGCCTCTCCCCTCGTTGGCTCGAGAAAGCCCAGGAAGAGGTTGATGGCGGTTGTCTTCCCGGCGCCATTTGCGCCGAGGAAACAGAGGATCTCGCCCTCCTGGACCTCGACATTCAGGCCGTCGAGTGCGACGACGCCGTTGAACGACTTCGACAGTTCTCTTGCTTCGAGCATTGAAAGTCCCTTTCGGTTTCTTCGCGGCCTGGCTCGGAGACCGTTGCCCGTGGGGAGATCGGGCGGCTCGCGATCCCCGCTCCCCATGAGCGGTGGACCCGTTACAGGCCAAAGGGTCGAGCTTCGGCCGCGCGGCCAGGCCCTGGCTACAGGCAGCGAACCCAGGATGGCCGAGCCGCTCCCGACCTCCGCGTGCCAGCGAAGAGGCTCAGGTGCTCAGCAGGGCGCTACGAACGGCAGGCGCTTGGTTGATCGTGCGACAGAATCGCGCGAGCGTCCTGTGAGACTGGCTCGCTGGATCGAGAGGCGGCCTAGGCGCGTGACGGCGGACCGCGGGGCGGCGCAGGCAGGTAAGGCCGATCGACAACCGGACTGTCGGGCCCTGTGGCGCCGCAAGATGCTCCCAAGCGGTCAAGGACGAGCGTCGGAGCATCGTTCCCCTGGAAGCACTGCGTCTGCTGGAGGTGACAGGTGACGCAGTCGTGTTCACTGACCTCGAGCTGATCGTGTCCGTGCCCGACCGCCAGGACCGAGCCGAGCAGTACGAGGCAGACCAGAAGGACGGAGATGCACTGGCGACGGCCAGCCTCGGTCGGAATGGTCTTTGATCGGATCACATGCTTGCCTTGGGGCTACGATCAAGCATGTCGGGGCAATTGACTCGTTGTCAAGCCCCTCAGATGGTCGTCGGCGTGGCGGTCTACACACTCGGGGAGCGGGCCGACGAACTCATGACAAAGACGAAACCTATGCCCCTGGGCGAACCCAGGCAGCTCCTTGCACCGCTCGTCCACCAAGCCTGGCAGGCGTTCGACCGCGCCGGTGTTTTGCCCTCGCGCGTCGCACCGGCCGCACCGATTCTGTTCTTCGGTGACCTCGATGCACACCTGAACTCACCCTTGCGCGTGCTGACGGTCGGCCTGAATCCCTCGCTTCACGAGTTCCCGTCGAATGATGCCTTCAGTCGCTTTCCGCTGATTCAGGGCAATGGCGAACGGGAGCCCGCCCGCTATCTCGATGCGATGTCGGCCTACTTCCGTACCAAGCCCTACAGAGGCTGGTTCAGCTCCTATGAAGCGGTCCTCGATGGCGCGAGATCGAGCTACTACGCCGGGAAGCGCTCGACGGCGCTCCACACCGACATCTGCACACCCGTCGCAACCGACCCGACCTGGAGCAGTTTGGGGCCGGATCGCCCGGAACTCCAAGCAGCCGGCGTCCCGCTCTGGCACGAACTGCTGAAAGTGCTCCGTCCTCAGATTGTGCTGCTCTCGGTGGCGCAGTGGCACCTGAACCACATCCGGTTCCAAGCCATAGGTCCGTGGCAGACTCTCAGAGTCTTCGACCGAACGGGCCAGGGCGACCTCCGGAAGCGCCCGTACGAGGTGCGGGCGCGATGGTACGAAGTCGCCAGCGAACGGTCCCTGTTCGCTTGGGGACGAGCAGCTCAGAAGCCGTTCGGGCACTTGGCAAACATCCAGAAACGCGAGGCGGGCGCCATCATGGTTGAGGCATACGAAGATGGCCGGTAGCCGTTGCTTCGTTCAGCTCTCGCACCCCGGACGTGAGCACCAACCCGACCGCGGCCTGGAGAAGACCTGGAACACGCAAAAGCACGGCCATGCACGGAAGTTCATGCTGTTGCACGGCCAGTGGATCGACGAGAACCGCAATCGACAGACCGGTGATCTGTACGCCTGGGGCGAGTGGGAGCCGGAGTCCGAGCTGGTCCGTGCCCTCGATCCACCGGACGGCGACTGGCTGCATCCGCGGTGCCTGTGGCGCCCGTACTATGTCCCGAAGACCAGCTATGAGGGACTGCACAACACCGATCCCTTCATCTTCGGGCCTCGATTCCTGTACTCCAATTGCTTCCAACCGAGCAAGCCCGGCCTAAGACAGCTAGACGAAGGGTCCGTCATTGCGTTCGGGAGCAGCAAGAAGATAGACGGCGAGTGGCAGTGGATGCTCGACACTGTGCTCGTCGTCAGAGACTTCAAGGACTACCACGGGTTCGAGGCACACACCACACTCCGGGACTGGACTTCGTGCACGTTCCTCGATGTGACCATCCGGCCCTTGACCGGTGACTCGCCGCAGCCGAATGCCTGCGCATCGGCCCGCGATCGGCTCCGGCTCTACCGGGGTGCGACCACCGACGATCCCGTCGGAGGGATGTTCAGCTTCTTCCCCGCAAGTCCCGAATGCGGTGATTCGGGCTTCAAGCGACCGGCTATCGATCTGCCGGTCGAGTACATCAACCCCCGCGCCTTTCGAGCCCCGAGGGGGTTCCGACGTGATCGAACGCCCGACGAACTCCGGGGAGTGTGGGACCTGTTAGTCGAGCAAGTGCGCGACGCAGGACTCGTTCTGGGGACGTTCGCCGAGTTGCCGGAGCGGCGCTGATCGTCGCCGCTTCGCGGCGCGGCTTTCCAGCCGCCTACGGCGGCAGCGGACCAGAGGGTCCGCGCACCCAGAGAACGGCTGTCGGTGCAGCGTTGTGCTCTGCTGTAATCGGCCGGTTCCTCCAGCCGGCTACGGCAGCGGGAACTCCTCCAGGTAGTGCTCGTAGCCGGGCTCCACGTCGATCTCCAGCGATCGGAGCATCCGCACGACTGCGTTGTAGTACGAGACAATGATCGTCAGCTCGACCAGGAGTTCGTCGTCCAGGTGACGTCGTAGAGCGTCGAAGGTCTCGGTGCTGATGCTGAGACCCTTGGTCGCTTCGTCGGCGGCGGTGAGAACGAGGCGTTCGAGTTCCGGCAACGACTCGGCTTCCGGCCCCGCGATGACGGCGCGGATGTCGTCGTCGGACATGCCGAACTGGCGGCCGAGTTCGATGTGGTGGCTGTACTCGTAGTCGGTGCGGGTGATGACACCGATTCGCAGGATGGCCATCTCGCGCAGCCGCGTGTCGAAGCGCGACTTGTGGCGGATCCAGGCGCCCGTGTGACGGAAGGCGCGGGTTCCGGAGGGGCTGTGCGCAAGCATCCGCGCCAGGTTGATCGGCCGGTCGAGCAGCTCCCGGTCTTCGGGGGCGAGATCGTCCACATCGAGGTAGGGGAGTCGAGCCATCGCGATCCTCTCTTCCGGGTCGGCATCGTCAGCGCCGGCGGCGCCAGTCAGCGGACGGGAGAGAGTACCGTCACGCCGCCGTCGACGACCAGCGCCTGGCCCGTGATGTAGCGCGCGTGTTCGGAGGCGAGGAACACGACCGCGCGGCCGACGTCCCAGCCGGTCCCTTCAATCCGCAGTGCCGAGGCGTTCTTGCGCCGCTCGCGGATCTCGGGCGTCATCGTCGGGCGCTGGACCATCGGCGTCCAGACCGGGCCCGGGAGCACGGCGTTGACGCGGATCCCGTCCTCGGCGTGATCGACGGCCATCGCCCGGGTCAGCGAAATGACCGCTCCTTTCGACGCCGAGTAAGGGGTGAGGCCCTTGGGGCGGATCGCGGAGATCGAGCTGATGTTGACGATCGAGCCGCCGCCGGCCTCGTGCATCGACGGAATCAGGGCGCGGGACGCCTGGACCATCGACCGGACGTTGACCTTCATCACACGGTCCCAGAGTTCCGACTCGGTGTCGAGGACCGTGCCGGGCGCTCCGATGCCGACGTTGTTGATCAGCACGGTGGCTGGCGCGGAGCCTTCCCGCGCGAAGGACGCCAGGGCCGCGCAGTCCTCGTCGCTGGTCACGTCGCCGATGAAGAGCCGGGCGGCGCCGCCCTCGTTCCCGATCATCTCGACGGTGCCGCGGGCGGCTTCCTCGTTGAGGTCCACGACGATGACCTCGGCGCCGGCACGCGCCAGGAGAATCGCGGCGGCCCGGCCGTTACCGATCCCGTCGTCTCTCGCTCCGCCGCCCGTTACGACGGCGGTCCGGCCGCTGAAGTCGATTCGATCCCCCGCTGAGGGAACCTGCTCCAAAGGCGCGTTCATCGATCCAGCACCTGCTCCCTGCACTCGAAGCTCCCCGCGTCCTTCGGGTCACCGTTGCCCGAATAGATCGCGGCTTTCGGGTAACGGCAGATGGGCCGCGATTCAAGCCCGGTGCCCAGCGTGTCGGGTGCCACGCCCTCCTCCACCCAGCGGACGACCGCGGCGAAGGGATTCTCGGGGGTGATGCCGGGCATGTCGCGGCAGTGCCTGGCGCCCGGCACCATGAACAGGCGCAGGAAGTCGCCGGTGTGGCCCATACGGTCTTCGACGCCTTCGAACCAGTCGACCGTGCCCTGTGCGTAGATCAGGGGGTCGGACCAGCCGTGCCAGACGACCGCCTTGCCGCCGCGGTCGCGGAAGCCGGAGAGATCGGTGCGGTCCGTGCCGAACACGCGCCCGAACTCCTCGACCGACTGGTCCCAGTAGTGCTCGTAAGAGGCGGGGGTGAGGCCGGTCCAGTCGAAATCCGGGTCGCGGGCGAGGAAGTAGCGGAACCAGTCGAGGGTGATCCGCATCGGCCGGCCCGCGGGCGGGTCGCCGGCCGTCCCGTTCAGAGCCATGAAGTCGGTCCCCGGCGCCAGGCCGTACCAGAGGAAGGAGCCGTCACGCCGCCGGGGGCCCTCAAGGATCTTCCGGAGGACGGCGACGTCGTCCTCGGTGACCAATCCACAACCTTCGCCCTCGGCGCCGAGGAGTTCGGTGGGGTTGAACGGACATTGGCGGGGCTCGGGGATCACGCCATCGGCGACGCCGTCCTGGAGGTCGCAGGCTTCGACAGCCTGGGCCTGGGCGAGGCGGAAGGTGCACGGACGCACGAAGTGGCCCGCCTCC encodes:
- a CDS encoding tannase/feruloyl esterase family alpha/beta hydrolase, producing MKFSLITGTVLFAVTAPAAAQWPPPPLHDYVEPARTCESLTTVDLADATVESATLATAGPTGPPYCRVTAIATHTPANDRITIWVALPTENWNGRFLGTGGGGFSGGSPRTLPAAVQEGFAAAATDTGHEQNSGSFALGPDGALEWMLIRDNAYLGIHAMTRVGKELTAAFYGRQPRYSYFRGCSTGGRQGLMEVQRYPDDYDGVLSGAPAINWDRLHLAQMWGQLVMLEAGHFVRPCTFRLAQAQAVEACDLQDGVADGVIPEPRQCPFNPTELLGAEGEGCGLVTEDDVAVLRKILEGPRRRDGSFLWYGLAPGTDFMALNGTAGDPPAGRPMRITLDWFRYFLARDPDFDWTGLTPASYEHYWDQSVEEFGRVFGTDRTDLSGFRDRGGKAVVWHGWSDPLIYAQGTVDWFEGVEDRMGHTGDFLRLFMVPGARHCRDMPGITPENPFAAVVRWVEEGVAPDTLGTGLESRPICRYPKAAIYSGNGDPKDAGSFECREQVLDR
- a CDS encoding SDR family oxidoreductase, which encodes MNAPLEQVPSAGDRIDFSGRTAVVTGGGARDDGIGNGRAAAILLARAGAEVIVVDLNEEAARGTVEMIGNEGGAARLFIGDVTSDEDCAALASFAREGSAPATVLINNVGIGAPGTVLDTESELWDRVMKVNVRSMVQASRALIPSMHEAGGGSIVNISSISAIRPKGLTPYSASKGAVISLTRAMAVDHAEDGIRVNAVLPGPVWTPMVQRPTMTPEIRERRKNASALRIEGTGWDVGRAVVFLASEHARYITGQALVVDGGVTVLSPVR
- a CDS encoding carboxymuconolactone decarboxylase family protein gives rise to the protein MARLPYLDVDDLAPEDRELLDRPINLARMLAHSPSGTRAFRHTGAWIRHKSRFDTRLREMAILRIGVITRTDYEYSHHIELGRQFGMSDDDIRAVIAGPEAESLPELERLVLTAADEATKGLSISTETFDALRRHLDDELLVELTIIVSYYNAVVRMLRSLEIDVEPGYEHYLEEFPLP